GCTGACCAGACCGGCCTGGGCGTGGCTGACGAAGTACATGCCGTACACCGACTTGAAGATGAAACCGGCAGCGACCAGACCAACAGCGAAAATACCGGCGCTGAAGGTCACGGCTTTCAGACGGCCGAACGGGGTCATGCCGGTGTCATTGGTCTTGTTCTTGCGCGCCTTGGTGAAGTTGTCGCGCTGCAGGGTCGCCAGCACTTCGCCGATGCTGACGATGTCGCCGGCCAGGTGCGAAGTGATCAGGTGGCGCAGGGTGGAAATGTCCTGCGGCTCGAGGTTCTGGAACTGGCAGCCGGCGCGGCCGGTGGCGCGATCGAAGGAACGCACCTGCAGTTCAACGTCCATGGCCAGGCCGAGGTTGTCGATGACGAATTGCAGACGTGCCTTGTACACCTCGCCGATGGTCAGCGGCATCTGCCCGGCGTTGAACGCCAGGCCGCCGGCCGACAGATCGAGGACGCGCGCTTCGAGCGGAGTCCGGTCAGGGCCGAAGAAACGCAGCTTGGCCGGGATTTTCACGCGAGCGTGCTGGCGCTGGGCTTCGGATTCATGCACTACGTTGACGTTGACGGCGGTATTCATAGGGGCGATTTCCTTGTTAATTCAATAGGAGCGGGTCAGACCATCATCAGCAGCACGGCGACAAAAATGCTGCCGGCGGAGAAGGTCATGGTCCGAGACGACCAGGTGTTGAACCAACGTTGAAAGCTGGCGAGATCACGGGTCAGGGATGTGGGCTGGCGAGTCCAGGATTGTTGGTCGAGGCGGAAGAACACGTAGATCTTCACCAGGGCGCCAACGATCTGGTTGTAATACAGAATCGCCGGGTAAGCAGGACCGATGCGGTGGCCGGAACACGACAGCAACAGCGTCAGGATCAGGCGGGTGATACCGATCCACAGCAGGTACACGAGGATGAACGCGGTGCCGTACTTGAAGCTGGCGATCAGTGCGACGGTCAAGCCGAGCAGCGAGGTCCACATCGACACGCGCTGGTCGAACAGCACCACCGAGGTGAACGCGCCGAGGCGACGGATACCCAGACCGAGTGCGCGCGAGTTCTGGCGCAGGTTGTTGCCGTACCAGCGGAACATCAGCTTGCGGCTGGCCTTGATAAAGCTCTTTTCCGGCGGGTGCTCAACGGTGTTGATCGCGGCGTCCGGCACGTAGAAGGTGTCGTAACCCAGACGCATCAGGCTGAACCAGCTCGATTTGTCGTCACCGGTAAGGAACTTGAAACGCCCCAGACGCCAGTGTTGCAGCGAGTCGCTTTCAACGTCGGCGATGAATTCCGGATTGGTCACCACGGAGGCTTTGAACACCGACATCCGACCGGTCATGGTCAGCACGCGCTTGGACAGGGCCATCGAGCACATGTTGATGTGGCGCTGGGCGAAACGCAGCTTGTGCCATTCGCTCATGATGTAGCCGCCGCGCACTTCGCAGAACTCGTTGGTGGTCAGGCCGCCGACATTGCCGAACAGCTGGAACCACGGCACGGTCTTGCGCACGACGCCTTCGCCGAGCACGGTGTCGCCGTCGATCACGGCCACCACGGCACGGTCGTCCGGCAGGTGACGGGAGATCGCGCGGAAACCGAACGCCAGACCATCGCGCTTGCCGGTACCGGGAATGCGTACGAAGTCGAGCTTGACTCGCTCCGGCGGATTCATCCGCGCCCACAGCGCCTTGACCAGCAGCTCGTCGGACATTTCCACGATCGAGCAGACAATGGTGGTCGGCAGTTCGCAGTCGATGGCTTCGCGGATCACCGAGCTGTAGACCTGCGCTGTGGTCAGCGCGTCAATACGAAAGCTGGTGACCATCAGAAACACATGCGACGGATCGGCCGCTTTACCCAGCTTGCGTACTTTGCGACGCAGGTGCGGGTAAACGATGTAGAGAAAAATCATGCCGCGCACAAAGTGCGTTGCACCCATCGAGTAGCGCCAGATACCCACGGCGCCAATCAGGAAAATGAAGTCCTTCGACTCGGAGTCGAATGTGGACGTGGGCAGCATCAAGGCCAGGCCCATCAGCAGACTGAGATAAAAAAGCCAGCCGGCTGATTGCAGAAAAAAATGTTTGAGCTTGGTCATAACCGTCATCCGAAGGTGATGGAGGCTTCAAGCCGCAAGCGTGTTGCTTTGCTTGCGGCCTGAAGCTTGAGGCTTGCTGCAGCCTTACCAGCAAATGCCTTCGGTGCGGCTACCGGCGCTGGTGGCCTTGGACATGAAGCCCACCAGGTCGATGACTTGCTTGCCCTGTGGTGCTTCCTGGGCCAGCGCACGGAATTTCTCGTCGCGGTTGCCGAGGATGATCACGTCGGAGTTGTCGATGACCGAGTCGAAGTCGGAGTTGAGCAGGGACGACACATGCGGAATCTTCGATTCGATGTAGTCCTTGTTCGCACCGTGGACACGGGCGTACTCGACGTTGCTGTCGTAGATGCTCAGGTCGTAACCCTTGCCGATCAGCATTTCCGCCAGTTCGACCAGCGGGCTTTCGCGCAGGTCGTCGGTGCCGGCCTTGAAGCTCAGACCGAGCAGGGCGACTTTGCGTTTTTCATGGCTTTCAACGATGTCGAAAGCGTTCTGCACTTGCGATTCGTTACTGCGCATCAGCGAGTTGAGCAGCGGTGCTTCGACGTCCAGGGAACCGGCGCGGTAGGTCAGCGCACGTACGTCTTTGGGCAGGCACGAGCCGCCGAAGGCGAAGCCCGGACGCATGTAGTACTGGGACAGGTTCAGAGTCTTGTCCTGGCAGACCACTTCCATCACTTCACGACCATCGACGCCGACGGCTTTGGCGATGTTGCCGATCTCGTTGGCGAAGGTCACTTTGGTCGCGTGCCAGACGTTGCAGGTGTACTTGATCATCTCGGCAACGGCGATGTCCTTGCGGATGATCGGTGCGTCGAGTTCTTCGTACAGCGATTGCAGAACGTCGCCCGAGGCGGTATCGAACTCGCCGATAACGGTCATCGGTGGCTGATCGTAGTCAGCGATGGCGGTGGATTCGCGGAGGAATTCCGGGTTGACCGCAACGCCGAAATCGACGCCGGCTTTCTTGCCCGAGCAGTCTTCCAGAATCGGGATGACCACGTTGGCCACGGTGCCTGGCAACACGGTGCTGCGCACGACGATGGTGTGGCGGGTGGTTTTTTCACGCAGGACAAAACCGATCTCGCGGCAAACGGCCTCGATGTAGTTCAGTTCCAGGTCGCCGTTCTTTTTGCTTGGCGTGCCGACGCAGATCATCGACAGGTCGGTATCACGAATCGCCTCGGCGAAGTTGGTCGTGCCGCGCAGACGACCGGTCTGGATACCCTGTTGCAGCAGTTCGCCCAGGCCCGGTTCAACAATCGGCGATTTGCCGGCGTTAATCATGTCGATCTTGTCTTTGGCAACGTCGACGCCAACTACGTCATGGCCCCGTGCAGACAGGCAACCGGCACATACTGCGCCAACGTAACCCAAACCAAATATGCTGATGCGCATCGCAATTACCTCTGTATATATCAGGCCTTAGAAGGCCGGAGTTAATGGTGTTCAGCGGTCACTAGTGCACTCGGAAGTGCGGCTTACAGGCGCCACAATGCCGTGTGCAGGCATACAAAGTTCCGAGTGTCTAATAAGTGCACTCAAGAAGTGCGCAACTAGGCCTTGTTGTTATGACTTGCCCTGTTATGCAGCCGATCTTCCGTGCGGGAAGACTCTAGTGCAGTCGTGTAGCCTGCTCGACGTCCGGTAGGGAGCCGGTAAATCAAGCAGTTAGGTGCTCAGGCGAGCACGTTTATAGGGGCGCGGCCTTGGCCTTTGTAGGGGATATTAATGGTGCGTATCTCCTGTCCTTCGATTGTTTTGAGACTCGTTAGTCACTCAGGCAAGTTGTTGTGACAACTTGGTTACATGGCTATCTGCTCTGCGTAAGTTATCTCGTACAAACTCGGCGAGAATCGTTACCGGTGGTATGAGCAACGCATTTGGACATAGTTCCAGCCCGCTCATCGTGCCGGTCGAAATTTTTTGAAATATTGATGAAGATGGCACTGGGTGCAAATTGATAGCACTAACCATTTCGCCCTTTACTGATCGGGGTGAAACCGGGGTCGATAGTTTTGTGCCACTACCGGTAAAAAATTTAAGTGCCACTACTGAAAAAAAACTTCAGTGTCGAGTGAAACTAAAATTAGAAAACAGGGTGTGGTTTTATTGGCGCCATGAAATTGGCGATATGTAGCGAGGGGATTTTGACTTCGGGCGGACTGCACGACTCATCGTGAAAAGAGTCGTGCAAAGGGCATGCTTTATTCCGGGGCGTGGTCGCGCAAAAACACCAGATTGTCGGGTTTCGAATGCTCGGCGCTGTAGCGATAACCCTGCACATCGAATTGCTTGAGCTGAGCCGGATCGTTGATGCGTTCCTGAATCACAAAACGACTCATCAGGCCGCGCGCTTTCTTCGCGTAGAAACTGATGATCTTGTACTGGCCGTTCTTCTGATCCTTGAACTCGGTGTTGATGATCCGCGCGTTCAAGGCGCTGCGCTTGACCGCGGAAAAGTATTCGTTGGATGCAAGGTTGAGCAGCACGTCATCGCCCTGATCGGCCAGCGCTTCGTTCAGCCATTCGCTGATGCGCGTGCCCCAGAACGCGTACAGATCCTTGCCACGGGCGTTGGCCAGTTTGGTGCCCATCTCCAGGCGATAGGGTTGCATCAGGTCCAGCGGGCGCAGCAGGCCGTAAAGGCCGGAGAGCATGCGCAGGTGCTTCTGCGCGTAATCGAATTGCGCCTCGCTGAATGACTGCGCGTCGAGGCCGGTGTAAACATCACCCTTGAATGCAAGCAGGGCCTGCTTGGCGTTCTCTGGTGTGAAGGCCGGCGTCCAGCTGCTGAAACGCGCGGCATTGAGGCCACCGATCTTGTCGGACACGTGCATCAACTCGCTGATCTGCGCCGGGCTCAGCTCGCGCAGTTGCTGGATCAATTCCTGCGAATGGTCGAGGTACTGCGGCTGGGTAAAGCGCTGGGTCGCCGGCGGTGTTTCGTAGTCGAGGGTCTTGGCGGGGGAAATCACCATCAGCATGAAGTCGTCTCCTTTGATCGTGGGGGCGATTCTAGGGGGTTGTCCTTGTTGACTCCAGCTATGAGCGTGATAGGTGATCGACGGCCGAGCGCATTCCCCTGTAGGAGTGAGCCTGCTCGCGATTGCGGTCTGACATTCAGCATTGTCGTGACTGTTCTATCGCTATCGCGAGCAGGCTCACTCCTACAGGGATCAGCGTCGTGGCTTATCAGCTATAGTGCCGCGCGGGTTTTGTTACGGAGACATCCCTTTGCGCATTGTTCTTTTATTTACCGCGTGGCTGCTGAGCTTCGCGGCCGTGGCGGCGCCCGGCGATGCGGCGACGCTGGATCGCACGACCTGGCCGGAGCAACTGAGCAATCCGACCCTGTTCGATGTTGCGTCGCGGGCGGAAATCCTCATGTTCGCTCGCGGCCTGCTCGGCACCGAGTCCATCGACGAAGCGGCACTGGCCCAGCGCCTGGGTCTGCGCACGGTCAATATCGATGCGGTCAACCAGTTGCGCCAGCGCCTCTGGCAGCGTCTGCTCGCCAGCTACAATCACGCCCAGCAAAGCTGCGATCAGGACGCCTCGTTCTGCTTCCTCGTCGAAGACTTGCCGACCCTGCGCGAGCAGGCGGCCAAGTTCGTGGTCAGCGACGACAGCTATTACACCAAGTGGGCCGAGCCGAGCCGGATCTTCCATTTGCAGTACCTCGACGAGCTGATGCGCAAGGCCGCGCTGTCACCGCAAACCAGTAATGAATTCGATCGTTTCGGCGACTACGAACGTAACGGCGAAGACATGCACGACCGGCTGTTTCTGCTGACCTTCGACAGCGCCGCCAACGTGCAACCGGACAACACCGACTGGCTGACCGAGTACCTGCGCAAGTCCAATCTGAGCGCAACGTTCTTTGTTCTGGGCAAGGATATTCAGGCGCGACTCGCGGGCCGTTCGGTCAGCAGCCTGCAGGCAAGCTTTTCCCGGCAGTGCGTGGGCGTGCAGGGTTGGGAATTCCGCTCCCACAGCCATTGGCAGGACTGGCAGGATTCGGTGCGGCGCAGCGCTGATCTGGTGAAGAACAAGTTGCCGGAAAACTACGTGCCGCTGTTCCGTCCGCCGGATGGCCAGCGCCGCAGTGACGCGCAAGGTTTTTTCAATAGCCAGGGCCTGCAAGTAGCGCTGTGGGACATTGATGCTCAGGACGGCGCCGGCAAGCTCAAGGGCCCGGCAAGCGCGCAGCGGGTGCTGACCCTGATGCTGCTGTGGCGTCACGGGGTGATCAATTTCAACATGAAACAGGATGCGGTGAAGACGTCGCTGCCGTGGCTGATCACCCAGACTGCGCAGAGCGGCATCGGCTGGGAAGACTGTCAGGACGCGTTTCGTTGAGAAATGAGAAAAAGCCCGGAAACATTGGACTTGGGGTGATTTTCAGGAGGAATTCGCTGCAGGCGGACTTCCGACTTTAGCGGGGTACGGGGAGTCCGCCAAGGGCTTTTCGTCACTCTGCAAAATAAACTTAAAAAAACCGTCAAAGAGCTTTTTTATGTCATCGGTTTTGGAGTATTACGAAGACAGACCGCCGAAACCTGCAACACAGGTGGCGTCTTCCCAGACTCCTATTGTGTGCAGTTCATCCAGGCCCTCGTGGATGAATTCGGCAGTCACCTCGAGGCGCAGCACTGTCAAGGTATTGCGTCGAATGGCTCCCACATAGGTGACCGAGTATGGATGATCACGGACGCAGCCCTTCCTCCAACCAGCCAATCCTGTATGTACTCGATACCAACGTATTGATTCACGATCCAAATGCCCTGCTGAATTTCGAAGAACACCACGTCGCCATCCCGATGACCGTGCTGGAAGAGCTGGACAAGCTCAAAAGCGGCCATCACAGCGTAGCCGCCGAATGCCGCCAGGCAATCCGCCTGATCGACAAGACCCTGGGCGATGCGTCCCCCGAAGACGTCGAGCTGGGCGTGCCGATCCAGCGTGGCAAGGGCGGGCCGAAGGGCTTGCTGTCAATTCTGATGAGCA
This genomic interval from Pseudomonas koreensis contains the following:
- a CDS encoding polysaccharide deacetylase family protein; this encodes MRIVLLFTAWLLSFAAVAAPGDAATLDRTTWPEQLSNPTLFDVASRAEILMFARGLLGTESIDEAALAQRLGLRTVNIDAVNQLRQRLWQRLLASYNHAQQSCDQDASFCFLVEDLPTLREQAAKFVVSDDSYYTKWAEPSRIFHLQYLDELMRKAALSPQTSNEFDRFGDYERNGEDMHDRLFLLTFDSAANVQPDNTDWLTEYLRKSNLSATFFVLGKDIQARLAGRSVSSLQASFSRQCVGVQGWEFRSHSHWQDWQDSVRRSADLVKNKLPENYVPLFRPPDGQRRSDAQGFFNSQGLQVALWDIDAQDGAGKLKGPASAQRVLTLMLLWRHGVINFNMKQDAVKTSLPWLITQTAQSGIGWEDCQDAFR
- the alg8 gene encoding mannuronan synthase, which produces MTKLKHFFLQSAGWLFYLSLLMGLALMLPTSTFDSESKDFIFLIGAVGIWRYSMGATHFVRGMIFLYIVYPHLRRKVRKLGKAADPSHVFLMVTSFRIDALTTAQVYSSVIREAIDCELPTTIVCSIVEMSDELLVKALWARMNPPERVKLDFVRIPGTGKRDGLAFGFRAISRHLPDDRAVVAVIDGDTVLGEGVVRKTVPWFQLFGNVGGLTTNEFCEVRGGYIMSEWHKLRFAQRHINMCSMALSKRVLTMTGRMSVFKASVVTNPEFIADVESDSLQHWRLGRFKFLTGDDKSSWFSLMRLGYDTFYVPDAAINTVEHPPEKSFIKASRKLMFRWYGNNLRQNSRALGLGIRRLGAFTSVVLFDQRVSMWTSLLGLTVALIASFKYGTAFILVYLLWIGITRLILTLLLSCSGHRIGPAYPAILYYNQIVGALVKIYVFFRLDQQSWTRQPTSLTRDLASFQRWFNTWSSRTMTFSAGSIFVAVLLMMV
- a CDS encoding alginate biosynthesis protein Alg44; this encodes MNTAVNVNVVHESEAQRQHARVKIPAKLRFFGPDRTPLEARVLDLSAGGLAFNAGQMPLTIGEVYKARLQFVIDNLGLAMDVELQVRSFDRATGRAGCQFQNLEPQDISTLRHLITSHLAGDIVSIGEVLATLQRDNFTKARKNKTNDTGMTPFGRLKAVTFSAGIFAVGLVAAGFIFKSVYGMYFVSHAQAGLVSVPGMNITMPRDGTVQSLVKSDGVAAKGAPLATFSTSMLDVLKGHLAEDQLAPAKVEELFGKQMTGTLTSPCDCTVAQQLVADGQYASKGDVIFQLVPRNTQANVEARFSYRQFGDVRPGTPVSFQIAGEDKTRTGKIVSSTSLKSADLSSDIRVQIQPDEPLDSSLAGRPVEVNSDRGPNLNWLIDKAMAAGL
- a CDS encoding nucleotide sugar dehydrogenase, which gives rise to MRISIFGLGYVGAVCAGCLSARGHDVVGVDVAKDKIDMINAGKSPIVEPGLGELLQQGIQTGRLRGTTNFAEAIRDTDLSMICVGTPSKKNGDLELNYIEAVCREIGFVLREKTTRHTIVVRSTVLPGTVANVVIPILEDCSGKKAGVDFGVAVNPEFLRESTAIADYDQPPMTVIGEFDTASGDVLQSLYEELDAPIIRKDIAVAEMIKYTCNVWHATKVTFANEIGNIAKAVGVDGREVMEVVCQDKTLNLSQYYMRPGFAFGGSCLPKDVRALTYRAGSLDVEAPLLNSLMRSNESQVQNAFDIVESHEKRKVALLGLSFKAGTDDLRESPLVELAEMLIGKGYDLSIYDSNVEYARVHGANKDYIESKIPHVSSLLNSDFDSVIDNSDVIILGNRDEKFRALAQEAPQGKQVIDLVGFMSKATSAGSRTEGICW
- the yaaA gene encoding peroxide stress protein YaaA, with amino-acid sequence MLMVISPAKTLDYETPPATQRFTQPQYLDHSQELIQQLRELSPAQISELMHVSDKIGGLNAARFSSWTPAFTPENAKQALLAFKGDVYTGLDAQSFSEAQFDYAQKHLRMLSGLYGLLRPLDLMQPYRLEMGTKLANARGKDLYAFWGTRISEWLNEALADQGDDVLLNLASNEYFSAVKRSALNARIINTEFKDQKNGQYKIISFYAKKARGLMSRFVIQERINDPAQLKQFDVQGYRYSAEHSKPDNLVFLRDHAPE